A window of Chitinophaga sp. MM2321 contains these coding sequences:
- a CDS encoding iron-sulfur cluster-binding domain-containing protein, protein MYLQLRITDIIRETPGTYSYLLENTAPEPVSYLAGQFLTFIISLNNKEYRRSYSFSSTPGVDPYLSVTIREKENGEISRHILRTWKKDDIVTAVEPSGRFTFEQASTTPRDIMLLAAGSGITPVFSLLKQILKDEPSAKVTLIYSNTTPGNAIFYQQLQVLQTKYSQQLHCLFLFSNDPDSHHAYRRLNNILLERIIQEQLHFNQSDAQFFVCGPPDYMRMVLLTLRFMGFSEEQLHKENFVVNTDTKLAKMPLPEDTSTREVTIHLRNVAYQLSVPANQTILSYALEHDVALPYSCKGGVCGSCTAQCISGKVWMPVNEVLTDKELAEGLVLTCVGYPASDQVILEL, encoded by the coding sequence ATGTATCTACAATTAAGAATAACCGACATCATACGCGAAACACCGGGCACCTATTCCTACCTCCTGGAAAATACGGCGCCTGAACCAGTCAGTTATCTCGCAGGACAATTTCTCACTTTCATTATCTCCTTAAATAACAAGGAATATCGTCGTTCCTATTCTTTCAGCTCCACACCAGGAGTAGATCCATATCTTTCTGTAACCATCCGCGAAAAGGAAAACGGGGAAATCTCCCGGCACATCCTGCGCACCTGGAAAAAAGATGATATCGTGACGGCTGTAGAACCTTCCGGCCGCTTTACTTTTGAACAAGCTTCCACTACGCCGCGGGACATCATGCTGTTGGCCGCAGGCAGCGGTATAACCCCTGTATTTTCGCTTTTAAAACAGATCCTGAAGGATGAGCCTTCTGCAAAGGTGACACTGATTTATAGCAACACTACGCCCGGCAATGCGATCTTCTATCAACAACTACAGGTGCTGCAAACAAAATACAGTCAGCAGCTGCATTGCCTCTTCCTTTTCAGCAATGATCCCGACAGTCACCACGCCTACCGCCGGCTGAACAATATACTGCTGGAACGGATCATCCAGGAACAGTTACATTTTAATCAATCCGATGCACAATTTTTCGTGTGTGGCCCACCGGATTATATGCGCATGGTTCTGCTTACGCTCCGCTTTATGGGCTTTAGCGAAGAACAGCTACACAAGGAGAACTTTGTGGTAAATACGGATACAAAACTCGCCAAAATGCCGCTACCAGAGGATACCAGCACCCGGGAGGTGACTATCCATCTTCGTAATGTGGCGTATCAATTGTCTGTACCCGCTAATCAAACGATACTGAGCTATGCGCTGGAACATGATGTGGCGTTGCCTTACAGCTGTAAAGGAGGTGTATGCGGCTCCTGTACCGCACAGTGTATCAGCGGTAAAGTATGGATGCCCGTAAATGAAGTACTCACTGATAAAGAACTGGCAGAAGGGTTGGTACTCACCTGTGTAGGGTATCCGGCAAGTGACCAGGTGATCCTTGAATTATAA
- the dxs gene encoding 1-deoxy-D-xylulose-5-phosphate synthase yields the protein MRKLNKEQLHQVCDELRQYIIDVVSVHGGHFAASLGVVELTVALHYVYNTPYDQLVWDVGHQAYGHKILTGRREEFPTNRKYKGLSGFPKRDESEYDTFGVGHSSTSISAALGMAMASHYKGEFDRQHIAVIGDGAMTAGMAFEALNHAGVANANVLIILNDNCMSIDPNVGALKEYLTDITTSPTYNKLRDDVWHLLGKLPVGKRFTRDMASKLEASLKGVVSKSSNLFESLKMRYFGPIDGHNITKLADTLQDLKDIPGPKLLHIVTTKGKGYALAEKDQTTWHAPGLFDKITGEIFKKQVTRPQPPKYQDVFGHTMIELAEQNDKIIGITPAMPSGSSLKFMMEKMPERAFDVGICEQHAVTLSAGMATQGMRVFCNVYSSFFQRAFDQAVHDVAIQKLPVIFCLDRAGLVGEDGPTHHGAYDIAYMRSIPNMIISAPMNEEELRNLMYSAQLPENKNPYVIRYPRGQGVMPEWRTPFKAIKPGTGRKIRDGKDIAILSLGHTGNFVTEACKELIADGLQPAHYDMRFVKPLDEAMLHNIFQSFDKVITVEDGAILGGFGSAILEFMAAHQYKAAIKIMGIPDRIIEHGKPEELYRECGFDAAGIAHTTREMLKEKITVTI from the coding sequence TTGCGAAAGTTGAATAAAGAACAACTCCACCAGGTGTGTGACGAATTGCGTCAGTACATTATTGATGTTGTAAGTGTGCATGGCGGCCATTTTGCGGCCAGCCTTGGCGTAGTAGAGCTTACTGTGGCGCTACATTATGTATATAACACGCCTTATGACCAGCTGGTATGGGACGTAGGTCACCAGGCCTATGGCCATAAAATCCTCACCGGCCGGCGGGAAGAATTTCCGACCAACAGGAAATATAAAGGGCTCAGCGGGTTTCCTAAAAGAGATGAAAGCGAATACGATACATTCGGTGTAGGGCATTCTTCTACCTCTATCTCTGCTGCATTGGGTATGGCCATGGCCTCTCACTATAAGGGAGAATTTGACCGTCAGCATATTGCCGTCATCGGTGATGGCGCCATGACAGCAGGTATGGCTTTTGAAGCACTGAACCACGCCGGCGTGGCCAATGCCAACGTGCTCATTATCCTCAACGATAACTGCATGTCCATCGACCCTAACGTGGGTGCACTCAAAGAATACCTGACAGATATTACCACTTCACCTACCTACAACAAGCTCCGCGACGATGTATGGCATCTGCTCGGAAAACTGCCTGTAGGCAAGCGTTTCACCCGCGATATGGCCTCCAAGCTGGAAGCCAGTCTCAAAGGCGTGGTATCAAAATCCAGCAACCTGTTCGAGTCACTGAAGATGCGCTATTTCGGCCCTATCGACGGTCACAATATCACCAAACTAGCCGATACCCTCCAGGACCTGAAAGATATTCCCGGCCCTAAACTGCTTCATATCGTTACCACAAAAGGTAAAGGATATGCACTGGCAGAAAAAGATCAGACCACCTGGCACGCGCCCGGTCTGTTCGACAAAATCACCGGAGAAATTTTCAAGAAACAGGTAACAAGACCTCAACCACCTAAATACCAGGATGTTTTTGGTCATACCATGATAGAACTCGCTGAACAGAACGATAAAATCATCGGCATCACGCCAGCCATGCCTTCTGGTTCCTCCCTCAAATTCATGATGGAGAAAATGCCGGAACGCGCTTTTGATGTAGGTATCTGCGAACAACATGCAGTGACCCTCTCTGCCGGTATGGCCACCCAGGGCATGCGCGTATTCTGCAACGTTTACTCTTCCTTCTTCCAGCGCGCCTTTGATCAGGCGGTACATGATGTAGCCATTCAGAAACTGCCGGTTATCTTTTGCCTCGACAGGGCAGGACTGGTAGGCGAAGACGGACCTACACACCATGGCGCCTACGATATTGCCTACATGCGCAGTATCCCGAATATGATCATCAGCGCCCCCATGAATGAAGAAGAACTGCGTAACCTGATGTATAGCGCACAACTTCCTGAAAATAAAAACCCTTACGTGATCCGTTACCCGCGCGGACAAGGCGTGATGCCGGAATGGCGTACACCCTTCAAAGCCATCAAACCAGGTACCGGCCGCAAGATCCGTGATGGAAAAGATATCGCTATCCTCTCGCTGGGCCACACCGGAAACTTTGTTACCGAAGCCTGCAAAGAACTGATAGCCGACGGCTTACAACCCGCACATTATGATATGCGCTTTGTAAAACCACTCGACGAAGCCATGCTGCACAACATCTTCCAGTCATTTGATAAAGTGATCACTGTAGAAGATGGCGCCATACTGGGCGGATTTGGCAGCGCCATACTGGAATTCATGGCTGCACATCAATACAAAGCAGCTATTAAAATAATGGGCATCCCTGACAGGATCATTGAACACGGCAAACCGGAAGAACTCTACCGCGAATGCGGATTCGATGCTGCCGGTATTGCACACACTACCAGGGAAATGCTGAAGGAAAAAATTACGGTAACCATTTGA
- a CDS encoding histidine kinase: protein MFKQISKYWWCQMLGWTAYFSVNTFFAITFSNKVPGIFHYVNVLVFMAFGLISTHLFRNIIHRFNWVNYSFEKQLLLFFAMLTGTGILLYLGYYFVLSFVWKGKAMFAPVFVGIASSFIITAIWWLIYFIWHYIERNRSSQVGQLQLETTVKELELKTIKAQLNPHFIFNALNSIRALVDENPQRARTAITELSNILRSSMATEKAETVSLENELNIVKDYLALEHIRFEERLSVQYEIDPDTLEMPVPPMMLQTLVENAIKHGISRMISGGTVFITSRLIGMQHEITIENTGQIVENNINGHGFGLQSTRQRLSLLFGNRATFDIRNKDEKTVEARVVMPLL from the coding sequence ATGTTTAAACAGATATCTAAATACTGGTGGTGTCAGATGCTGGGGTGGACGGCATATTTCTCAGTTAACACATTTTTTGCCATTACCTTCTCCAATAAAGTTCCCGGCATATTTCACTATGTGAATGTACTGGTATTTATGGCTTTTGGTTTAATTTCCACGCATCTTTTCCGCAATATTATTCACCGGTTTAACTGGGTAAACTATAGTTTTGAAAAGCAGCTCCTGTTATTTTTCGCCATGCTTACCGGCACCGGCATCTTACTCTACCTGGGATATTATTTTGTGCTGAGCTTTGTGTGGAAAGGGAAGGCAATGTTTGCACCTGTTTTCGTGGGAATTGCATCTTCCTTCATTATTACTGCTATCTGGTGGCTCATTTATTTTATCTGGCATTATATTGAGCGGAACAGAAGTTCGCAGGTAGGACAGCTACAACTGGAAACGACCGTAAAGGAGCTGGAATTGAAAACTATCAAGGCGCAGCTGAATCCCCATTTTATCTTTAATGCGCTGAACAGTATCCGGGCACTGGTGGATGAAAACCCCCAACGGGCAAGAACAGCCATCACAGAGCTTTCCAATATCCTACGTAGTTCTATGGCCACTGAAAAAGCCGAAACGGTGAGCCTGGAAAACGAATTGAACATTGTAAAGGATTACCTTGCATTGGAACACATCCGTTTTGAGGAACGGCTGAGTGTGCAATATGAGATTGATCCGGATACACTGGAAATGCCGGTACCTCCGATGATGCTGCAAACACTTGTGGAAAATGCGATTAAACATGGTATTTCCAGGATGATCAGTGGCGGTACGGTATTTATTACCTCCAGGCTTATCGGCATGCAACACGAAATTACCATTGAAAATACCGGTCAGATAGTAGAAAATAACATAAACGGGCATGGATTTGGCTTACAGAGTACCAGACAAAGGTTGAGTCTGCTATTTGGAAACAGAGCTACCTTTGATATCAGAAACAAAGATGAGAAAACGGTTGAAGCCAGGGTGGTAATGCCGTTGCTTTGA
- a CDS encoding response regulator — protein sequence MKKALIIDDERLARSELKKLLADHPEIVVVGEAVNAKDGIEKIETLHPDLLFLDIQMPDKTGFDLLAELEKTPQVIFTTAYDEYALKAFEYNALDYLLKPVEPKRLADAIHKLHQQDEKDQLAAAGGIRTLLSENDQVFVKDGDRCWFVKLQEIRLFESVGNYARVYFETNKPLILKSLNALEERLDERVFFRANRKHIVNLRMIEKIDTYFNGGLLLEMRGGEKIEVSRRQAVKFKEMMSL from the coding sequence ATGAAAAAAGCATTGATAATAGATGATGAACGCCTAGCCAGGAGTGAACTGAAAAAATTGCTGGCAGATCACCCGGAAATTGTGGTGGTAGGAGAAGCTGTGAACGCGAAGGATGGTATAGAAAAGATAGAAACACTGCATCCTGACCTCCTGTTCCTGGACATTCAGATGCCGGATAAAACCGGATTTGATCTGTTGGCAGAACTGGAAAAAACGCCACAGGTAATTTTTACAACCGCATATGATGAATATGCGCTGAAAGCATTTGAGTACAATGCGCTGGACTACCTGTTAAAGCCGGTAGAACCTAAGCGTTTGGCCGATGCTATTCACAAATTGCATCAGCAGGATGAAAAAGATCAGCTGGCTGCTGCCGGCGGTATCCGTACCCTGTTGTCTGAAAACGACCAGGTATTTGTGAAAGACGGAGACCGTTGCTGGTTTGTGAAATTGCAGGAAATTCGCCTCTTTGAAAGCGTAGGCAACTATGCCCGGGTATATTTTGAAACCAATAAGCCACTCATTCTGAAGTCGCTTAATGCACTGGAAGAAAGACTGGACGAACGGGTATTTTTCCGTGCCAACAGAAAACATATTGTTAATCTGCGGATGATCGAAAAAATCGACACCTACTTCAATGGCGGTCTGTTATTGGAAATGCGTGGCGGTGAAAAAATTGAAGTGAGCCGCAGACAGGCGGTGAAGTTTAAAGAGATGATGAGCCTCTAA
- a CDS encoding geranylgeranylglyceryl/heptaprenylglyceryl phosphate synthase — MYNKIYTSFIERKARKEKAFAVLIDPDKVTPAGIIELAAKCIAAKVDYIFLGGSLVITDHLDECVQQLKASCNIPVVLFPGSPSQVSRYADALLYLSMISGRNPELLIGQHVVSAAAVKKSQLEVISTGYMVIDGGAPTTVSYISNATPIPSDKADIAMCTAMAGEMLGMKVIYMDAGSGARIPITETMISRVASQVDVPIIVGGGIRDAEKAYLNCKAGADIIVVGNAIENDLSLIKELADAVHSVPVKA; from the coding sequence ATGTACAATAAAATATACACTTCGTTCATCGAAAGAAAGGCCAGGAAAGAAAAAGCATTCGCGGTTTTGATTGATCCGGATAAGGTTACCCCTGCCGGGATCATTGAGCTTGCTGCGAAATGTATCGCCGCCAAAGTAGACTATATCTTCCTTGGAGGCAGCCTGGTAATTACCGATCATCTTGATGAATGTGTGCAGCAGCTGAAAGCCAGCTGCAATATACCCGTAGTTTTATTTCCGGGGAGTCCTTCTCAGGTCTCCCGGTATGCTGATGCATTGCTTTATCTTTCCATGATCTCCGGTAGAAACCCCGAGTTATTGATAGGTCAGCATGTAGTATCTGCTGCGGCCGTAAAGAAAAGTCAGCTGGAAGTTATCTCCACCGGTTATATGGTGATAGATGGTGGTGCCCCCACTACCGTATCCTATATCAGTAATGCAACTCCCATTCCATCAGATAAGGCAGATATTGCCATGTGTACAGCAATGGCAGGCGAGATGCTGGGCATGAAAGTGATTTATATGGATGCCGGCAGCGGTGCCCGTATCCCGATCACGGAAACGATGATCAGCCGGGTAGCCAGCCAGGTAGATGTACCCATTATTGTAGGTGGTGGTATCCGGGATGCCGAAAAAGCATACCTCAACTGCAAAGCAGGCGCCGACATTATTGTAGTTGGAAACGCCATCGAAAACGACCTCTCACTCATCAAAGAACTGGCGGACGCCGTACATTCCGTTCCAGTAAAAGCATAA